The segment aactctggttctctcctctatagacagcctccagtgacagaataactctggttctctcctctgtagacagcctccagtggcagaataactctggttctctcctctgtagacagcctccagtgacagaataactctgtttctctcctctatagacagcctccagtggtagaataactctggttctctccgctatagacagcctccagtggcagaataactctgtttctctcctctgtagacagcctccagtggtagaaaaactctggttctctcctctatagacagcctccagtgacagaataactctgtttctctcctctgtagacagcctccagtggtagaataactctggttctctcctctgtagacagcctccagtggtagaataactctggttctctcctctgtagacagcctccagtggtagaataactctggttctctcctctatagacagcctccagtgacagaataactctgtttctctcctctgtagacagcctccagtggtagaataactctgtttctctcctctatagacagcctccagtgacagaataactctgtttctctcctctatagacagcctccagtgacagaataactctggttctctcctctatagacagcctccagtgacagaataactctgtttctctcctctatagacagcctccagtggtagaataactctggttctttCCTCTATAggcagcctccagtgacagaataactctggttctctcctctatagacagcctccagtggtagaataactctggttctctcctctatagacagcctccagtggtagaataactctggttctctcctctatagacagcctccagtggtagaataactctggttctctactctatagacagcctccagtgacagaataactctgcttctctcctctgtagacagcctccagtggttgaataactctggttctctcctctatagacagcctccagtggtagaataactctggttctctcctctatagacagcctccagtggcagaataactctggttctctcctctatagacagcctccagtgtagaataactctggttctctcctctatagacagcctccagtggtagaataactctggttctctcctctataggcagcctccagtggcagaataactctggttctctcctctatagacagcctccagtggtagaataactctggttctctcctctatagacagcctccagtggtagaataactctggttctctcctctatagacagcctccagtggtagaataactctggttctctcctctatagacagcctccagtggtagaataacatctgtttctctcctctatagacagcctccagtggtagaataactctggttctctcctctatagacagcctccagtggtagaataactctggttctctcctctatagacagcctccagtggcagaataactctggttctctcctctgtagacagcctccagtgacagaataactctggttctctcctctgtagacagtctccagtggcagaataactctgtttctctcctctgtagacagcctccagtggtagaataactctggttctctcctctgtagacagtctccagtggcagaataactctgtttctctcctctgtagacagcctccagtggtagaataactctgtttctctcctctgtagacagcctccagtgacagaataactctggttctctcctctatagacagcctccagtgacagaataactctggttctctcctctatagacagcctccagtgacagaataactctggttctctcctctatagacagcctccagtgacagaataactctggttctctcctctatagacagcctccagtgacagaataactctggttctctcctctgtagacagcctccagtggtagaataactctggttctctcctctgtagacagcctccagtgacagaataactctggttctctcctctatagacagcctccagtgacagaataactctggttctctcctctatagacagcctccagtgacagaataactctggttctctcctctatagacagcctccagtggtagaataactctggttctctcctctatagacagcctccagtgacagaataactctggttctctcctctgtagacagcctccagtggtagaataactctggttctctcctctgtagacagcctccagtgacagaataactctgggtctctcctctatagacagcctccagtgacagaataactctggttctctcctctatagacagcctccagtgaaagaataactctggttctctcctctatagacagcctccagtgacagaataactctggttctctcctctatagacaacctccagtgacagaataactctgtttctctcctctatagacagccaccagtgacagaataactctggttctctcctctatagacaacctccagtgacagaataactctgtttctctcctctatagacagcctccagtgacagaataactctggttctctcctctatagacagcctccagtgacagaataactctggttctctcctctatagacagcctccagtgacagaataactctgtttctctcctctatagacagcctccagtggtagaataactctggttctctcctctataggcagcctccagtgacagaataactctggttctctcctctatagacagcctccagtggtagaataactctggttctctcctctattgacagcctccagtggtagaataactctggttctctcctctatagacagcctccagtgacagaataactctgcttctctcctctgtagacagcctccagtggttgaataactctggttctctcctctatagacagcctccagtggtagaataactctggttctctcctctatacacagcctccagtggtagaataactctggttctctcctctatagacagcctccagtggtagaataactctggttctctcctctatagacagcctccagtgacagaataactctggttctctcctctgtagacagcctccagtggtagaataactctggttctctcctctatagacagcctccagtggtagaataactctgtttctctcctctatagacagcctccagtggtagaataactctggttctctcctctatagacagcctccagtgacagaataactctggttctctcctctgtagacagcctccagtggcagaataactctggttctctcctctgtagacagcctccagtgacagaataactctggttctctcctctgtagacagcctccagtggcagaataactctgtttctctcctctgtagacagcctccagtgacagaataactctggttctctcctctatagacagcctccagtgacagaataactctgtttctctcctctatagacagcctccagtggtagaataactctggttctttCCTCTATAggcagcctccagtgacagaataactctggttctctcctctatagacagcctccagtggtagaataactctggttctctcctctatagacagcctccagtggtagaataactctggttctctcctctatagacagcctccagtggtagaataactctggttctctcctctatagacagcctccagtgacagaataactctgcttctctcctctgtagacagcctccagtggttgaataactctggttctctcctctatagacagcctccagtggtagaataactctggttctctcctctatagacagcctccagtggtagaataactctggttctctcctctatagacagcctccagtggtagaataactctggttctctcctctatagacagcctccagtggtagaataactctggttctctcctctataggcagcctccagtggcagaataactctggttctctcctctatagacagcctccagtggtagaataactctggttctctcctctatagacagcctccagtggtagaataactctggttctctcctctatagacaagcctccagtggtagaataactctggttctctcctctatagacagcctccagtggtagaatacatctgtttctctcctctagtagacagcctccagtggtagaataactctggttctctcctctatagacagcctccagtggtagaataactctgttctctcctctatatacagcctccagtgacagaaactctggctctctcctctgtagacagcctccagtggtagaataactctggggtctctcctctatagacagcctccagtggtagaataactctgtttctctcctctatagacagcctccagtgacagaataactctggttctctcctctatagacagcctccagtgacagaataactctgtttctctcctctatagacagcctccaatgtcagaataactctggttctctcctctgtagacagcctccagtggtagaataactctggttctctcctctgtagacagcctccagtctgCATGAAAGTGTATAGATCTGTTTCTGATGTGTTGATCcatagattctctctctctccgtcttttctctcacctctccatctctctctctctctctctctctctagctctgtcaatTCATTTTTTGTCCTCACTgatttctctctcaatctctctttctctctgtgtccctctgaccctcctttctttctttctttctttctttctgcatctctctctctctatacactgTGGAACAAGAATGTGATTGGttatggaggaagagggaggggctgTCAGAAATAACATGGTAGGAGGGTTTGAaccagtagagagaggagagagagagagagaggagagagagagagagagagagagagagagagagagagagagagagagagagagagagagagagagagagagagagagagagagagagagagagagagagagagaggagagagagagagagagagagagagatagagagagagagagagagagagagagagagagagagagagatagagagagagagaaagacagaagggtgagagagagagagagatagatgcagAAATAGGGAAGTACATAGTTGTAAGAGTGCAaagtgtgagtgagagtgagagggaggggcagagagagagaaagtacagAATGAACAGAGAGAGTTGTAGACACCtgtagacacctggaccaacctggagagaacacaacaaGATGAATATCCTGCTGATagtcatcctcctctccttcacgaCAGGTAATAAGCTTGTTATAACTCTCTATAACAATGTAATAACATCCAGTTAGTTTTCTAATAAAGGCTGCTACTACAGATAAGGAAACActatggtgtgtgtgcgtgcgtgcgtgcgtgcgtgcgtgcgtgtgtgtgtgtgtgtgtgtgtggttaatgTGATGCCACTGGTGTAGGAATCCTAACCATAAGTACATTAGTATTTCAAAACACTAAACCAAgaggaatataaaatatattttctcttGTCTGATTGACAGGTTGTTTGAGCTCCTTCAAAGTGACAGGATACTCTGGAGGAACTGTCATCATCTACTGTCATTATTCCACAGAAGAAAGAAGTAATGAGAAATATTTCTGTAAGGGACCAAAGTGGACTTATAGTTGTGATATGAAAATAACTACTCTGAGGAAGAATAACTGGAAGCACAGAGGTAGATTCTCTCTGTATGACATCACTGGAGAAAACTACTTCAAGGTGATCATCAGACAACTGACCAGACAAGATGAAGGGACCTACTGGTGTGGAGTGGACAAACCTACTATACCTGACAGTTATACCGAGGTAGagctggatgtgaaggagggTGAGAGACTTTTACTTTAACTTTATAAAATGAATTTAGCTACATATGTTATTACATGGTCAGTACCACTAGTCAATGAAGTCAGTCTATAATATTAGACTaaggttgtgatgtgtgtttctattgacagatgactgctgtgagaagtcagtctatagtattagactaaggttgtgttgtgtgtttctattgacagatgactgctgtgagaagtcagtctatagtattagactaaggttgtgttgtgtgtttctaTTGACAGATGACTGCTGTGAGAAGTCAGTCACAGAGACGGCCTATCTGGGAGGAGAAGCTACCATCAGATGTAACTATCCAGAGGACCATGAGGACAGCATCAAGTATTTCTGCAAGGAAAGCAATGACTTCAATACCTGTATTTATATGATCTTTGCTTACCAGACAACTGCAAAAGCTGGTCGTTTCTCTGTGTCTGacaacacaggagagaaatcctacACAGTGACCATCAGTGACCTGACTGAAGATGATACTGGAACATACTGGTGTGGAGTCGTAACTAGTTACATTTCACTGATTACACAGGTACAACTGCATGTTACAGGTAAGTGACCATTTCTACAAGTGTAATATTTCAGCGAAGGTATCAAAACACTTGACATGTCATTGACAGACTGGAGGGACATCTTATCTATCATAATCTGTAAAGACGACTGAACAGGTTTATGTCATTCGCAGATTGGAGGGACGTCAAACAAATCAATGTGACTGGACAGGTGGGGGAGACTGCCAGGTTTACTTGTAAATATCCAGACGACAATAAGAGTAATGAGAAGTTCTTCTGTAAAGGGGACAGTCCTTTAATCTGTGAAGATAAATTAAGAACTACATTACAAAATGAAGTTGTGTATGAAGGCAGGTTTTCCCTGAGGGATAACCCCAGAATATCAGTCTTCACAGTGTACATCAAAGAGCTGAGACCAGAGGATTCTGGGACATATTGGTGTGGATCTGATAGAAGGTGGAGACCTGCAGACTACACTAGATGTATCCTCTCTGTGGGTCAGTGGATCAACTCTTTAcatcagtggtggctggtgggaggagatattggaggacgggctcattgtgaAGGCTGGACTGGAACGGAGGTCCGATACTCTTCCatccattccattccagccattaggATGAGCCGATCCTCCTATTTCTCCACCAGCGCCCTCCTCTGCTTTCCATGCTGTACACCTGCAGTAACTATGGAACTACACTGTAGCTATGTTGTCAGACAATGTAAATAATATATAGCCATAAAATAGCAATCACATCTAGAACCTTCTGAAATATGTTGTTATTAAAAGTTATTAACTGTTATTAATTGTCAACAACCAGTTTAGTGAAATGTAGCATTGAACTAAACATGTTATCAGTAGTAGTTGTTCAGTGGTTGACAGCAGGcagtcagtgtgttagtggaggCCGGGTGGGTCTGTGTGTTTGTAGTGGTGTGAAAAGACATTGGACCAGAACACTGTAACTTCCtctataataactgtgtgtttcTATATCTGTCTCAGTATCACTAAGCAGTCATGTGTTCAAGATATAAAACCACAAGTTTCAGTAGGAATGTCATCATGAAACCTGCAGTtgtcatcagagagagagagagagagagagagagaaagagagggagggagagagacagagagaaagagaaggagggagaaagagagagagagagagagagagggagggagagagagagagagagatgaaaagagtGATGAGCataagagagatagagggagatatGGTGAGCTAAAGGAGAACTAACACACTTCAACAGAAACAAGAGGAACCTTCCTGTCTTTACATCTGTCTGTCTAGAGAGGAAAGTTACAACAACATGTATCATGCACTGTATCTATCTCTAAATGTTTTCAGTGGCACCAACCATCACTAtcagaacaacaacaactacagcaCTTCCAGCCCCAACCACAACCACCTTcatatcaccatcatcatcatcatcatcaatcaac is part of the Salmo trutta unplaced genomic scaffold, fSalTru1.1, whole genome shotgun sequence genome and harbors:
- the LOC115183310 gene encoding polymeric immunoglobulin receptor-like, translated to MKITTLRKNNWKHRGRFSLYDITGENYFKVIIRQLTRQDEGTYWCGVDKPTIPDSYTEVELDVKEDDCCEKSVTETAYLGGEATIRCNYPEDHEDSIKYFCKESNDFNTCIYMIFAYQTTAKAGRFSVSDNTGEKSYTVTISDLTEDDTGTYWCGVVTSYISLITQVQLHVTDWRDVKQINVTGQVGETARFTCKYPDDNKSNEKFFCKGDSPLICEDKLRTTLQNEVVYEGRFSLRDNPRISVFTVYIKELRPEDSGTYWCGSDRRWRPADYTRCILSVVAPTITIRTTTTTALPAPTTTTFISPSSSSSSINGSGTSVVIMVSVSLVVLLLVISLIIVYRWKYNKVTESVSSTHRVSPDTGNNEGGCHGDGDYEEIKESPLQSDSGAAMTTIYATANLPTSHSESLHHDSVNFHKNPSCPNEATATITKDGSCSNEATAAIAKEGTSSCDYATVNFGQSPAYSTVNHPHSSSEAPPIYSTISKPRHLSHLQPITRYIHSLATNH